From the Robbsia betulipollinis genome, the window CGGCGCTGGCGATCCTCGTGTTCACCTTCGTCTGGAATGATTACTTCTGGGCGCTGTGCCTGACGCAGGGCGACGAGGCGGCGCCGCTCACCGTCGGCGTCGCGGCGCTCAAGGGACAGTGGGTGACGGCGTGGAATCTGGTGTCGGCGGGGTCGATCCTGGCGGCGCTGCCTTCCGTGTTCATGTTCTTCGCGATGCAGCGGCATTTCGTGGCGGGGCTGACGTTCGGCGCGACGAAAGGGTAACGGGCGCCTGCATTGCGTCAGCCGTTTCGCCGTCGATGGCCTGCCCCCACATGCTCCGGCGGCAGGCGCGGGCCGGCGCCGAAGAGTTTCTCGCGCAGCGTCCCCTCGGCATAAGCGGTCTTGTATACGCCCCGTTCCTGCAATTGCGGGATGACCAGATCGATGAAGTCGACATAGCTTTCCGGCGTCACCGTGCGCGTCAGGTTGAAACCGTCGATGCCCGTTTCGTCCATCCACGATTCGAGTTCGTCGGCGACCTGTCGCGGGTCGCCGACGATCGTCGGGTAACGCCCGCCCAGCGTCAGTTGCGCGAGCAGGCGTTCCACGGTCCAGCCCGGCGCGTCGTCGGTGACGCGTTTCACCGAGGATTCGATGCCGCGGCTCTTGTGGCCGCCGGGCGGCGCGAGCGGGGCATCCGGCGCGAAAGTCGAATAGTCGATGCCGCTGCCCGCGGCGAAATGCGCGAGACCCGCCTCCGGGCTGGCATGACGGGCATATTCCGCGAATTTGTCGCGCGCCTCGGCCTCGGTACGTCCTGTGACGACGGTCACGCCCATGAAGACCTTCAGCCCCGCCGGATCGCGGCCGGCCGCCAGGGCGTGCGCGCGCAAGGCGGCGACGAGTTCGCGGGTGCCCGCCTTGCTCTGGCTGGAGACGAAGACGCATTCCGCGTGACGCACGCCGAAGGCCTGGCCGCGTCCCGAGGAGCCCGCCTGGAACAGTACCGGCGTGCGCTGCGGCGACGGCTCGGCGAGATGGTAGCCCTCGACATCGTAGTATTTGCCGTGATGCACGATTCGATGCACCTTGTCCGGATGCGCGAAGATCCGGGCGTTCCGGTCGCGTACCACGGCACCGTCTTCCCAGCTTCGTTCCCACAGCTGGTAGAGCACGTCGAGGTATTCGTCGGCGCGGTCGTAACGCTCGTCGTGCGCGATCTGCTCGGTGAGTCCCATCGCGCGGGCGGCGCTGTCGAGATATCCGGTGACGATGTTCCAGCCGATACGGCCCTCGGTGAGGTGGTCGAGCGTGGAGAAACGCCGCGCGAGCAGATACGGCGCTTCGTAGGTGAGATTGACGGTGATGCCGAATCCCAGGTTTCGCGTGACGGCGGCCATCGCCGAGACCAGCATCATCGGATCGTTGACCGGCAACTGGATGGATTCCTGCAACGGCAGCGTCACCGAGCCGCCGTAGACGTCGTACACGCCGACGATATCGGCGATGAACAGTCCGTCGAACAGACCGCGTTCGAGCAACTGCGCCAGATCGGTCCAGTAGGACAGCGTGCGATAGTCGGTCGAACGGTCGCGCGGATGCGTCCAGAGACCGTGGTTGATATGGCCCACGCAATTCATGTCGAACGCGTTGAGGAGGATCTGTTTTTTCCTGCCGGGCGGGCAAACGGCGTGGGTGGGCATTTCAGGAATAGAAAGAAGGTTTCGGCGGGAGATCGTTCAGCGCCCAGTCGCCCAGTTCGCGAACCTTGTAGTCCACCGGGTCGTGCAGGGTATGCACCCGGGCGTTGCGCCAGTAGCGGTCGAGCCGCAGCCCGGCGGTGGTGGAGCGCGCGCCGGTGACCTCGAACATGCGGTGCGTGACGTCGAGGCTGGCGCGCGTGGCGGCAACCTTCGCCGCCGCGATGGCGATGGCGACGGTGCCGCGCTCGGCGGCGGTGAGCGCGGTGCCGCGCGCCCAGGCGCGGTCGAAGGCACGGGCGGCGGCGTCGGCGAGCGCGCGGGCGCCCTCCAGCGCCAGCCAGAAATCGCCGAAGTGCGCGAGGACATAGGGATCCTCGCGCGGGCGGGCGGCCGCCGAGGCGATCCAGGGCCGT encodes:
- a CDS encoding LLM class flavin-dependent oxidoreductase codes for the protein MPTHAVCPPGRKKQILLNAFDMNCVGHINHGLWTHPRDRSTDYRTLSYWTDLAQLLERGLFDGLFIADIVGVYDVYGGSVTLPLQESIQLPVNDPMMLVSAMAAVTRNLGFGITVNLTYEAPYLLARRFSTLDHLTEGRIGWNIVTGYLDSAARAMGLTEQIAHDERYDRADEYLDVLYQLWERSWEDGAVVRDRNARIFAHPDKVHRIVHHGKYYDVEGYHLAEPSPQRTPVLFQAGSSGRGQAFGVRHAECVFVSSQSKAGTRELVAALRAHALAAGRDPAGLKVFMGVTVVTGRTEAEARDKFAEYARHASPEAGLAHFAAGSGIDYSTFAPDAPLAPPGGHKSRGIESSVKRVTDDAPGWTVERLLAQLTLGGRYPTIVGDPRQVADELESWMDETGIDGFNLTRTVTPESYVDFIDLVIPQLQERGVYKTAYAEGTLREKLFGAGPRLPPEHVGAGHRRRNG